One part of the Ralstonia pickettii genome encodes these proteins:
- a CDS encoding aminotransferase-like domain-containing protein translates to MDHTACTFSSRAQKLTSSAIREILKITERPEVISFAGGLPAPVTFPVEAIQAACARMFADNPQASLQYTPTEGLSVLREWIAQRHGTTASRVLITTGSQQGLDLLGKIFIDPQSKVLVETPTYLGALQAFSLFEPTYTSIATDDQGLLPDALTPELAAGARFFYTIPNFQNPTGRRLPLDRRQALVARAKELGVLLVEDDPYGELSYTGDALPSLRSLNPDGVVYMGSFSKILAPGMRLGYIIAPEHIHFKLVQAKQASDLHTPSFTQRVAYEVLKTGLLDTHIPSIRNLYGKQCEAMLDSLTRHMPAGVHWNRPEGGMFIWVEVPEGIDTMALLEKAVARNVAFVPGAPFYANAPRRNTLRLAFVTVTPERIEQGIAVLGELMRAEIAALTPKAA, encoded by the coding sequence ATGGACCACACCGCCTGTACCTTCTCCAGCCGCGCTCAGAAACTGACCAGCTCGGCGATCCGGGAAATCCTCAAGATCACCGAACGTCCTGAGGTCATTTCGTTTGCCGGCGGCCTGCCCGCCCCGGTCACCTTCCCGGTCGAAGCGATTCAGGCGGCGTGTGCCCGCATGTTTGCCGACAATCCGCAGGCCTCGCTGCAATACACGCCGACGGAAGGCCTGTCGGTGCTGCGCGAGTGGATTGCCCAGCGTCATGGCACCACCGCCTCGCGCGTGCTGATCACCACGGGCTCGCAGCAGGGCCTGGACCTGCTCGGCAAGATCTTCATCGACCCGCAAAGCAAGGTGCTGGTCGAAACGCCGACGTACCTGGGCGCGCTGCAAGCGTTCTCGCTGTTCGAGCCGACCTATACGTCCATCGCCACCGATGACCAAGGCCTGCTGCCGGACGCGCTCACGCCGGAGCTGGCGGCGGGCGCGCGCTTCTTCTACACGATCCCGAACTTCCAGAACCCGACCGGCCGCCGCCTGCCGCTGGACCGCCGCCAGGCCCTGGTGGCCCGCGCGAAGGAACTGGGCGTGCTGCTCGTAGAAGACGATCCGTACGGTGAACTGAGCTACACCGGCGACGCCCTGCCCTCGCTGCGCTCGCTCAATCCGGACGGCGTGGTCTACATGGGCTCGTTCTCGAAGATCCTGGCACCGGGCATGCGCCTGGGCTACATCATTGCGCCCGAACACATCCACTTCAAACTCGTGCAGGCCAAGCAGGCATCGGATCTGCACACGCCGAGCTTCACGCAGCGTGTGGCGTACGAGGTGCTGAAGACCGGGCTGCTCGATACGCACATCCCGAGCATCCGAAACCTCTACGGCAAGCAATGCGAAGCGATGCTCGACTCGCTCACGCGCCACATGCCGGCCGGCGTGCACTGGAACCGTCCGGAAGGCGGCATGTTCATCTGGGTGGAAGTGCCGGAAGGCATCGACACGATGGCGCTGCTGGAGAAGGCCGTCGCGCGCAACGTGGCGTTTGTGCCGGGCGCGCCGTTCTATGCCAATGCGCCGCGCCGCAACACACTCCGCCTCGCGTTCGTAACAGTGACACCGGAGCGTATCGAGCAAGGCATTGCCGTGCTGGGCGAGTTGATGCGCGCGGAAATCGCGGCGCTCACGCCCAAGGCCGCCTAA
- a CDS encoding patatin-like phospholipase family protein, translated as MASLMAFLLRRRGSRLAVAVLTAFVALTTLPPAVHGQTAAAPTQANTESTRPRIGLVLSGGGARGYAHIGVLKMLERLRIPVDVIAATSMGAVVGGLYASGIRADALEQKLSQVDLSDIAFDRNDRAKLPQSLREDDFQYPIGLSAGYGNGNLKLPAGLVQGNRLLALLKNWTAQWPDNIEFSRLPIPFKAMATDLATGDGVILDHGSLPLAMRASMAVPGLFAPFEVGGRTLVDGGLVSNLPVQLARDMGADIIIAVNIGSDLERPEDLASPAAVTQQMITILVGQNVRAQKALLRDKDVLIEPQLTELSFTDFAKGPQGVRQGERAAQGVEAKLATLSLSPQAYAAYRAAHQPQGTLVAGARIDAIDVTTNGRVPAARVRQLIKVREGDAYDAEALNRELSALATTGDFETVTQQLVEQNGVHTLKIDAHEKSWGNQFFLFGLGMSTNFDGRGAFNINLGHRYPWLTQSGLEWRNDIVLGSNRASIHTELRQPLWQARGFYVAPYAEYSRRRSDLYFDDQPPTRDAKPFNNLTIETARAGVDLGIPLGRKGELRLGVNYVRKTATFNYLQLIADEFGNVVDATAVDPTRAQQPAFRAQLTLDQLDDPLFPRSGYYFYSSVETGFGSLDKKFNTAQAKGLWATSYGRHTFNVALEGAGQFGINSPTRENDGNTSNGANEGFFLGGFQHLSAYAQDQFNGQYMLYGRLTYLYDLRVEDLLGLRAPVFGASAEAGNVWQLRNNFGKGPYLKSGSVFVGGTSPIGPLYFGFAVAPQGVWNVYLQLGRVF; from the coding sequence ATGGCTTCTCTGATGGCCTTCCTGCTTCGCCGCCGCGGCTCCCGATTGGCTGTCGCCGTGCTTACCGCGTTTGTGGCACTGACGACGTTGCCGCCCGCCGTGCATGGCCAGACTGCGGCGGCGCCAACGCAGGCGAACACCGAATCGACGCGGCCGCGAATCGGTCTGGTGCTCTCGGGCGGCGGGGCGCGCGGCTATGCGCATATTGGCGTGCTGAAGATGCTGGAGCGCCTGCGCATTCCCGTGGATGTGATTGCCGCCACGAGCATGGGCGCCGTCGTGGGCGGGTTGTACGCCAGCGGTATTCGGGCGGATGCGCTGGAGCAGAAGCTCTCGCAGGTCGACCTGAGCGACATCGCGTTCGATCGCAACGATCGCGCCAAGCTGCCGCAGTCGCTGCGCGAGGATGATTTCCAGTATCCGATCGGCCTGTCCGCCGGCTATGGCAACGGCAACCTCAAGCTGCCGGCCGGGCTGGTGCAGGGCAACCGCCTGCTCGCGCTGCTCAAGAACTGGACGGCGCAGTGGCCCGACAACATCGAGTTCTCGCGCCTGCCGATTCCGTTCAAGGCCATGGCGACGGATCTGGCCACGGGCGACGGGGTGATTCTCGACCACGGCTCGCTGCCACTGGCCATGCGGGCCAGCATGGCGGTGCCGGGGCTGTTCGCGCCCTTCGAGGTGGGCGGGCGCACGCTGGTGGATGGCGGCCTGGTGAGCAACCTCCCTGTGCAGCTTGCGCGCGACATGGGGGCTGACATCATCATCGCCGTCAACATCGGGTCGGACTTGGAGCGGCCTGAAGACCTGGCCTCGCCTGCGGCGGTGACACAACAGATGATCACCATCCTCGTGGGCCAGAACGTGCGTGCGCAAAAGGCGCTGCTGCGCGACAAGGATGTGCTGATCGAGCCACAGCTCACGGAACTTTCGTTCACCGATTTCGCCAAGGGCCCGCAGGGTGTGCGGCAAGGCGAGCGCGCGGCGCAGGGCGTCGAGGCGAAGCTCGCGACGTTGTCGCTGTCGCCGCAGGCGTATGCCGCGTACCGCGCTGCCCATCAGCCGCAAGGCACGTTGGTGGCAGGCGCGCGCATCGACGCCATCGATGTGACCACCAACGGCCGTGTGCCTGCGGCGCGTGTGCGCCAGTTGATCAAGGTGCGCGAAGGCGATGCGTATGACGCCGAGGCGCTGAACCGCGAGCTGTCGGCGCTAGCCACCACCGGCGACTTCGAAACCGTCACGCAGCAACTGGTGGAACAGAACGGCGTACATACGCTCAAGATCGACGCACACGAGAAGTCGTGGGGCAACCAGTTCTTCCTGTTCGGGCTGGGCATGTCGACCAACTTCGACGGGCGTGGCGCATTCAACATCAACCTTGGCCATCGGTATCCGTGGCTCACGCAGAGCGGGCTGGAGTGGCGCAACGACATCGTGCTCGGCAGCAACCGGGCGAGCATCCATACCGAGCTGCGCCAGCCGCTGTGGCAGGCGCGCGGGTTCTACGTGGCGCCGTACGCCGAGTACTCGCGCCGGCGCTCCGATCTTTACTTTGACGATCAGCCCCCCACCCGGGACGCCAAGCCGTTCAACAACCTGACCATCGAGACGGCACGCGCCGGCGTTGACCTGGGCATCCCGCTGGGCCGCAAGGGTGAACTGCGCCTGGGCGTGAACTACGTCAGGAAGACGGCAACGTTCAATTACCTGCAATTGATCGCGGACGAATTCGGGAATGTCGTGGATGCGACGGCTGTTGACCCCACGCGCGCGCAGCAACCGGCCTTCCGCGCCCAGCTCACGCTGGACCAGCTCGACGATCCGCTGTTCCCGCGTAGCGGCTATTACTTCTACAGCAGCGTGGAAACGGGCTTCGGCTCGCTCGACAAGAAGTTCAACACCGCCCAGGCCAAGGGCTTATGGGCCACGAGCTATGGGCGCCACACGTTCAATGTGGCGTTGGAAGGGGCGGGCCAGTTTGGCATCAACAGCCCGACGCGTGAAAACGACGGCAACACGAGCAACGGCGCCAACGAAGGCTTCTTCCTGGGCGGCTTCCAGCACCTTTCGGCGTATGCGCAGGATCAGTTCAACGGCCAGTACATGCTGTATGGCCGCCTGACCTATCTGTACGACCTGCGCGTCGAAGATCTGCTCGGCCTGCGCGCGCCGGTGTTCGGCGCCAGCGCCGAGGCCGGGAATGTCTGGCAGCTGCGCAACAACTTTGGCAAGGGCCCTTACCTGAAGAGCGGCAGCGTATTTGTTGGCGGCACCAGCCCGATCGGGCCGCTCTACTTCGGTTTTGCGGTGGCGCCGCAGGGCGTGTGGAACGTGTACCTGCAGCTCGGTCGCGTCTTCTGA
- a CDS encoding MASE1 domain-containing protein gives MPLNRPSTTVATALWGALYLVAAIVSHRLNGPIDMTGYIWLPAGVAMAAFMLRPYREWPGLGAAFAVAQLMLAAIERTNPAHAMLFVLDEAGSAALAVALVRLARVPLEGLYFVRAMLVAGAVSALLGALFGAAWFAWSQGGSFGHVLRIWAASDFLGVLIVTPVLAAWSRFRAFRSGGTDRTDFLLGLAAVVALALSSYIIFDGNSDAKFGDGIGFALTYVPLFFAVVVALMWGGRGGSLAVLLLTLVALTQTAEGDGPFAVLDHHYGQSLLETQLYLGIAALLVLLVSALKTTREQLHEQSAQWQNRVELALAASGQLVYTIDPASGRIDWGGDVALMFGHEPASMASISTVLQLVHPDDRDALRARWLGAAVLEGDAATPARRQTLRITARDGTLHTVVDTGRPLTDAVGNTALVAGTWSVETAL, from the coding sequence ATGCCATTGAACCGACCTTCAACGACCGTCGCCACGGCCCTCTGGGGCGCGCTTTACCTGGTTGCCGCCATCGTGTCGCACCGGCTGAACGGGCCGATCGACATGACGGGCTACATCTGGCTGCCGGCGGGCGTGGCCATGGCCGCGTTCATGCTGCGGCCGTATCGCGAATGGCCCGGGCTGGGGGCAGCGTTTGCCGTGGCGCAGCTGATGCTGGCGGCGATCGAGCGCACCAACCCCGCGCACGCCATGCTCTTCGTGCTCGACGAAGCCGGTAGTGCGGCCCTGGCCGTGGCGCTGGTGAGGCTCGCGCGCGTGCCGCTCGAAGGCCTCTACTTCGTGCGCGCAATGCTGGTGGCGGGCGCGGTCAGTGCGCTGCTTGGGGCGTTGTTCGGCGCGGCGTGGTTTGCCTGGTCGCAGGGCGGCTCGTTCGGACACGTGCTGCGCATCTGGGCGGCTTCGGATTTCCTGGGCGTGCTGATCGTCACGCCGGTGCTCGCGGCATGGTCGCGCTTTCGCGCATTCCGCTCGGGTGGCACCGACCGCACGGATTTCCTGCTCGGTCTGGCGGCCGTCGTTGCGCTGGCGCTGTCGTCATACATCATTTTCGATGGCAACAGCGATGCCAAGTTTGGCGATGGAATCGGCTTTGCGCTGACGTACGTCCCGCTGTTCTTTGCCGTGGTGGTGGCGCTGATGTGGGGCGGCCGCGGTGGCTCGTTGGCGGTGCTGCTGCTCACGCTGGTGGCGCTCACGCAAACCGCCGAAGGCGACGGCCCGTTCGCCGTGCTGGATCACCACTATGGCCAGTCGCTGCTGGAAACGCAGCTGTACCTCGGCATTGCCGCGCTGCTGGTGCTGCTGGTGAGCGCACTCAAGACCACGCGCGAACAACTGCACGAGCAAAGCGCGCAGTGGCAAAACCGCGTCGAACTGGCGCTGGCGGCGTCGGGCCAGCTTGTCTACACCATCGACCCAGCCAGCGGCCGCATTGACTGGGGCGGCGACGTCGCGCTCATGTTCGGACACGAACCGGCAAGCATGGCGTCGATCTCGACCGTACTGCAACTGGTGCATCCGGATGACCGCGATGCGCTGCGCGCGCGCTGGCTCGGGGCCGCCGTGCTGGAGGGCGATGCAGCAACGCCCGCACGCCGCCAGACGCTGCGCATCACCGCACGCGACGGCACACTGCACACCGTGGTGGATACCGGTCGCCCCCTGACGGATGCGGTTGGCAACACGGCGCTCGTGGCCGGGACCTGGTCGGTCGAGACCGCACTGTGA
- a CDS encoding glutathione S-transferase family protein encodes MLRIWGRLSSVNVQKVVWCAHELSLDHERIDVGGAFGGVDTPEFKAMNPNGMIPVIEDGLDDAGDTRFVLWESNAIVRYLSARYGPGNLYPLELHERADADRWMDWQTTSYSPSMVDAFLQLVRTPEDQRDAARIERSRQAAERSTAILEAVLAKQPYVAGRRFTMADIVCGCATHRWLGLPMDRPARPNLERWMAELRDRRAAREVLALPVV; translated from the coding sequence ATGCTGCGGATCTGGGGAAGACTCTCTTCGGTCAACGTTCAGAAGGTCGTCTGGTGCGCGCATGAGCTGTCGCTGGACCACGAGCGCATCGACGTCGGCGGCGCCTTCGGCGGCGTTGACACGCCGGAATTCAAGGCGATGAACCCGAACGGGATGATCCCTGTCATCGAAGATGGCCTGGACGATGCCGGCGACACGCGCTTCGTGCTGTGGGAATCCAACGCCATCGTGCGCTATCTCTCGGCGCGCTACGGCCCGGGCAACCTCTACCCCCTCGAACTTCACGAGCGCGCCGATGCCGACCGCTGGATGGATTGGCAGACCACGTCCTACAGCCCATCGATGGTGGATGCGTTCCTGCAGCTCGTGCGCACGCCGGAAGACCAGCGCGACGCCGCGCGCATTGAACGCTCGCGCCAGGCCGCGGAGCGCAGCACCGCCATCCTCGAAGCCGTGCTGGCCAAGCAGCCGTACGTGGCCGGCCGTCGCTTCACCATGGCCGACATCGTCTGCGGCTGCGCCACGCACCGCTGGCTGGGCCTGCCGATGGACCGTCCTGCGCGACCGAACCTCGAGCGCTGGATGGCCGAACTGCGCGACCGCCGCGCCGCGCGGGAAGTCCTGGCACTGCCCGTGGTCTAA
- a CDS encoding efflux RND transporter permease subunit, translating into MARFFIDRPVFAWVIALAIILAGVLALPKLPVAQYPNIAPPNVSISANYPGASARTVESAVTAIIEREMNGAPGLLYMSSSSDAAGNVSINLSFTQGTSPDLAAVEVQNRLKIVEERLPEVVRRNGIRIEKAAENYMMYLSLTAERGRFDGIDLGDLASSDLIPQLRRVPGVGTAQLFDAEYAMRIWPDADKLTALGLTAGDLSDAVRRYNARITVGEIGSGAVPGSAPINASVTGDDGLTTPDAFGQIPLRADAQGRMVLLRDVARVELGGSDYLYLSRMNGKPATTIGIKLAPGANAVGVAKRVRAVLDQAQARFPPGVRYEVAYDSSRFVGIAIEQVVKTLLEAVVLVFLVMMLFMQNLRATLIPTLVVPIALLGTFAVMLPMGFSINVLTLFGLVLAIGILVDDAIVVVENVERVMHEEGLSPREATAKAMRQISGAIVGISLVLTAVFVPMAFFGGAVGNIYRQFSLSLAVSMVFSAFLALTLTPALCATLLKPVQPDHGAERKGFFGAFNRGFARLTARYRGGVAMLLNRTGRALVAYGAVIGVVVLLFMQLPTAFLPEEDTGEFMTVVMLPTGATQAQTLDVVRQAEQYFMTQEPAVASTLAITGFSLYGNGQNAAMLFLTLKDWKQRKGAGQHVDAVVERANAAFGKIKGAMVMAMNSPALPELGSKPGFDLRLQDRGGAGYERLAQARDHMLAEAAKHPALSEVTFAGQGDAPQVLIDVDRKKALAMGVSIEDINRTLAVMFGSDYAGDFVYRNQVRRVIVQADGKQRVSVEQLGRMHVRNAAGAMVPLSAFTTTKWIVGPLKLDRYNGFPAMTITGAPAPGHSSGEAMAAMESIARGLPAGFGYEWTGQSFEEQLSGAQAPALFALSILVVFLCLAALYESWSIPLAVLLVVPLGVLGALLGATLRFLPNDIYFKVGLIATIGLSAKNAILIIEVAKDLVAQGMGLIEATLEAARLRFRPIVMTSLAFAFGVVPLALASGTASASQRAIGTGVLGGIIAATVLAVFLVPVFFVVVRRVFKGSERQRRLDAAHEHETAGPAA; encoded by the coding sequence ATGGCGCGCTTCTTTATCGACCGCCCGGTCTTTGCCTGGGTGATTGCGCTGGCCATCATCCTGGCCGGCGTGCTCGCACTGCCCAAGCTGCCGGTGGCGCAGTATCCGAACATCGCGCCGCCCAACGTCAGCATCTCGGCCAACTACCCGGGCGCGTCCGCGCGCACGGTGGAGAGTGCCGTCACCGCCATCATCGAGCGCGAGATGAACGGCGCGCCGGGGCTGCTGTACATGTCGTCGTCGTCCGATGCGGCGGGCAACGTGTCGATCAACCTGTCGTTCACGCAGGGTACGAGCCCGGATCTTGCGGCGGTGGAGGTGCAGAACCGGCTGAAGATCGTCGAGGAGCGCCTGCCTGAAGTCGTGCGCCGCAATGGCATCCGCATCGAGAAGGCGGCCGAGAACTACATGATGTATCTGTCGCTGACGGCCGAGCGCGGGCGCTTTGACGGCATCGACCTGGGCGACCTCGCTTCGTCTGATCTGATTCCGCAGTTGCGCCGCGTGCCGGGCGTCGGCACTGCGCAGTTGTTCGATGCGGAATACGCCATGCGCATCTGGCCCGATGCCGACAAGTTGACTGCATTGGGCCTGACCGCCGGTGATTTGAGCGATGCCGTGCGCCGGTACAACGCGCGCATCACCGTGGGTGAAATTGGCAGCGGCGCCGTGCCGGGCAGCGCGCCCATCAACGCGAGCGTCACCGGTGACGATGGGCTGACTACGCCCGATGCGTTCGGCCAGATCCCGCTGCGTGCGGACGCGCAGGGCCGCATGGTGCTGCTGCGCGATGTGGCGCGTGTGGAACTGGGCGGTAGCGATTACCTATACCTCTCGCGCATGAATGGCAAGCCGGCCACGACCATCGGAATCAAACTGGCGCCGGGTGCCAACGCCGTGGGCGTCGCCAAGCGCGTGCGCGCGGTGCTGGACCAAGCGCAGGCGCGATTCCCGCCCGGCGTGCGCTACGAGGTGGCGTACGATAGTTCGCGCTTTGTCGGTATCGCCATCGAGCAGGTGGTCAAGACGCTGCTCGAAGCCGTGGTGCTGGTGTTCCTGGTGATGATGCTGTTCATGCAGAACCTGCGCGCGACGCTCATCCCGACGCTGGTCGTGCCGATCGCGCTGCTGGGTACGTTCGCGGTGATGCTGCCCATGGGTTTCTCCATCAACGTGCTGACGCTGTTCGGCCTGGTGCTCGCCATCGGCATCCTTGTCGACGATGCCATCGTGGTGGTGGAAAACGTCGAACGCGTGATGCACGAAGAAGGGCTCTCGCCGCGCGAGGCAACGGCCAAGGCGATGCGGCAGATCAGCGGTGCGATTGTCGGCATCTCGCTGGTGCTGACGGCAGTGTTCGTGCCGATGGCGTTCTTTGGCGGCGCGGTAGGCAACATTTACCGGCAGTTTTCGCTGTCGCTTGCCGTGTCGATGGTGTTCTCGGCATTCCTGGCATTGACGCTCACGCCGGCGCTTTGCGCGACGCTGCTCAAGCCGGTGCAGCCGGACCACGGCGCCGAGCGCAAGGGCTTCTTCGGCGCATTCAACCGGGGCTTTGCGCGGTTGACGGCACGCTACCGGGGCGGCGTTGCCATGCTGCTGAATCGCACGGGCCGTGCACTGGTGGCGTACGGCGCGGTTATCGGCGTGGTCGTGCTGCTGTTCATGCAACTGCCGACGGCCTTTCTGCCGGAGGAAGATACCGGTGAGTTCATGACCGTCGTCATGCTGCCGACCGGCGCCACACAGGCGCAGACGCTCGACGTCGTTCGGCAGGCAGAGCAGTACTTCATGACGCAGGAACCGGCCGTGGCGTCTACGCTCGCCATCACCGGGTTCAGCTTGTACGGCAACGGCCAGAACGCGGCCATGCTGTTCCTGACGCTCAAGGACTGGAAGCAGCGCAAGGGTGCTGGCCAGCATGTCGATGCCGTGGTCGAGCGCGCCAACGCGGCATTCGGCAAGATCAAGGGCGCGATGGTCATGGCGATGAACTCGCCGGCCCTGCCGGAACTGGGCAGCAAGCCGGGGTTCGACCTGCGCTTGCAAGACCGCGGCGGTGCCGGCTACGAGCGCCTCGCGCAGGCACGCGACCACATGCTCGCCGAGGCGGCGAAGCATCCTGCGCTGTCGGAAGTCACGTTTGCAGGCCAGGGCGATGCGCCGCAGGTTCTGATCGATGTGGACCGCAAGAAAGCCCTGGCGATGGGCGTGTCGATCGAAGACATCAACCGCACGCTGGCCGTGATGTTCGGCTCCGACTACGCGGGCGATTTCGTCTACCGCAACCAGGTGCGCCGCGTGATCGTGCAGGCCGACGGCAAGCAGCGCGTTTCGGTCGAGCAGCTTGGCCGCATGCACGTGCGCAATGCAGCAGGGGCCATGGTGCCGCTTTCCGCATTCACCACCACCAAGTGGATCGTCGGGCCGCTCAAGCTGGATCGCTACAACGGCTTTCCGGCCATGACGATCACCGGCGCGCCTGCACCCGGTCATAGCTCCGGCGAGGCGATGGCGGCGATGGAGTCGATCGCGCGCGGCCTGCCTGCAGGCTTCGGCTACGAGTGGACGGGGCAGTCGTTCGAGGAGCAGCTGTCGGGCGCGCAGGCGCCGGCGCTGTTTGCGTTGTCGATCCTCGTCGTGTTCCTGTGCCTGGCCGCGCTGTACGAGAGCTGGTCAATTCCGCTGGCGGTCTTGCTGGTGGTGCCGCTCGGCGTGCTGGGCGCGCTGTTGGGCGCCACGCTGCGCTTCCTGCCCAACGACATCTACTTCAAGGTCGGGCTGATTGCCACCATCGGCCTGTCGGCCAAGAACGCGATCCTGATCATCGAAGTGGCCAAGGATCTGGTGGCGCAAGGGATGGGCTTGATTGAAGCCACGCTGGAAGCTGCGCGGTTGCGGTTCCGGCCGATCGTGATGACGTCGCTCGCGTTTGCGTTTGGCGTCGTGCCACTGGCGCTTGCAAGCGGCACGGCATCGGCCAGCCAGCGCGCTATCGGCACGGGCGTGCTGGGCGGGATCATCGCTGCAACGGTGCTGGCGGTGTTCCTGGTGCCGGTGTTCTTTGTGGTGGTGCGGCGCGTGTTCAAGGGCAGCGAGCGGCAGCGCCGGCTGGACGCGGCGCACGAGCACGAGACGGCCGGGCCGGCCGCCTGA
- a CDS encoding alpha/beta hydrolase, translating to MPGSTAVLLIHGLGGTAYDVGVLQKALRNAGAVTHVPTLPGHGTRPEDLIHMPAEAWLETLTQAYERLAAEHDTVHIAGMCMGALLALVLAHRVRHGIARPQNRLALLATPVHIDGWSTPWYRDLRYAVYRIPGMAARMRVEEDEPFGIKNPLLRRIIKAKLARGDSFHYPWVPLACIRQVDRLRRWALAGAPDTQCQTLVIHSREDELTSLRSAQTLQATLPHARSVVLENSYHMICVDNDRDQVAAEVLGFFGFDPAAARRKGPAAAD from the coding sequence GTGCCCGGCAGCACGGCCGTGCTGCTGATCCATGGTCTGGGCGGCACAGCCTACGACGTGGGCGTGCTGCAGAAAGCGCTGCGCAACGCCGGCGCGGTCACGCACGTGCCGACCTTGCCCGGCCACGGCACGCGCCCGGAAGACCTGATCCACATGCCTGCCGAGGCGTGGCTTGAAACGCTTACGCAAGCGTATGAACGGCTTGCCGCCGAGCATGACACCGTGCATATCGCGGGGATGTGCATGGGCGCATTGCTGGCACTGGTGCTGGCGCACCGGGTTCGGCATGGCATTGCGCGCCCGCAGAACAGGCTGGCGCTGCTCGCCACGCCCGTCCATATCGATGGCTGGTCGACACCGTGGTATCGGGATCTACGCTACGCGGTGTATCGCATCCCGGGCATGGCGGCGCGCATGCGCGTGGAAGAGGACGAGCCGTTCGGCATCAAGAACCCGCTGTTGCGGCGGATCATCAAGGCGAAGCTCGCACGCGGTGACAGCTTCCACTACCCGTGGGTGCCGCTGGCGTGCATTCGGCAGGTGGACCGGCTGCGACGCTGGGCACTGGCCGGGGCGCCCGATACGCAGTGCCAGACGCTGGTGATCCATTCGCGTGAAGACGAACTCACCAGCCTGCGTTCCGCCCAAACGCTGCAGGCCACCCTGCCCCATGCGCGCAGCGTGGTGCTGGAAAACAGCTACCACATGATCTGCGTGGACAACGACCGCGATCAGGTCGCAGCAGAGGTCCTTGGCTTTTTCGGCTTCGACCCGGCAGCAGCCAGGCGCAAAGGCCCAGCCGCCGCAGATTGA
- a CDS encoding efflux RND transporter periplasmic adaptor subunit, producing MMFSVLFRRYRSSPWLLCVCALAALQGCGKHADEAAKPAGPPEVEFVVAQRSDAPLVTELPGRLEPYRTAQVRARVDGIVLKRAYEEGQVVKAGQVLFRIDPAPLKAQVDAAQGALTRAQAQLAIARDKAARYKGLAATRAVSELEYAEAQAAERQAAADVVSSRAALETAQLRLGYATVTAPIAGRSRRAQVTEGALVKEDAATPLTTVEQIDPIYVDFAQPAAEVLALQRALKKGQAAALSGKDIGVQVILSDGVAYERPGRLLFSDLAVDRATDNVSMRAVLPNPDGLLLPGMYVRVKLSHAVQQGAVTVPKGALQRDRQGASVFVVQADNTLAARPVAAQTLAGDQWLVTSGLSGGERLAIPGMQALEAGMAVKPVPAAPRADTEPKKG from the coding sequence ATGATGTTCTCCGTGTTGTTCCGTCGTTACCGTTCGTCCCCGTGGTTGCTGTGCGTGTGCGCCTTGGCTGCGTTGCAGGGCTGCGGCAAGCATGCTGATGAGGCCGCCAAGCCCGCTGGCCCGCCGGAGGTCGAGTTTGTCGTTGCACAGCGCTCCGATGCGCCGCTTGTGACCGAACTGCCGGGCCGCCTGGAGCCGTATCGCACGGCGCAAGTGCGCGCGCGCGTGGACGGCATCGTCCTCAAGCGCGCCTATGAAGAAGGCCAAGTGGTCAAGGCCGGCCAGGTGCTGTTCCGCATCGATCCGGCGCCGCTCAAGGCACAGGTGGACGCCGCGCAAGGCGCGCTTACTCGTGCGCAGGCACAACTCGCCATCGCGCGCGACAAGGCTGCCCGCTACAAGGGGCTGGCCGCCACGCGTGCCGTGAGCGAGCTGGAATACGCAGAAGCGCAAGCCGCAGAGCGTCAGGCCGCCGCAGACGTGGTGTCCAGCCGTGCTGCGCTGGAAACCGCGCAACTGCGTCTGGGCTATGCCACTGTTACGGCGCCGATTGCCGGCCGCTCGCGCCGCGCGCAGGTCACCGAAGGCGCGCTGGTCAAGGAAGACGCCGCCACGCCGCTGACCACCGTCGAGCAGATCGACCCGATCTACGTCGACTTTGCGCAGCCCGCCGCCGAGGTGCTGGCCTTGCAGCGCGCGCTCAAGAAGGGCCAGGCCGCTGCATTGAGCGGCAAGGACATCGGCGTGCAGGTCATCCTGAGCGATGGCGTGGCGTACGAGCGCCCCGGCAGGTTGCTGTTCTCCGATCTGGCGGTGGACCGCGCGACCGATAACGTTTCGATGCGCGCCGTGCTGCCCAACCCCGATGGCTTGCTGCTGCCCGGCATGTATGTGCGCGTGAAGCTCTCGCACGCCGTGCAGCAGGGCGCGGTGACGGTTCCGAAGGGCGCATTGCAGCGCGATCGCCAGGGGGCATCGGTGTTCGTGGTGCAGGCCGACAATACGCTGGCCGCGCGGCCCGTGGCTGCGCAAACGTTGGCCGGCGACCAATGGCTGGTGACCAGTGGGCTGTCCGGCGGAGAGCGCCTCGCCATTCCGGGCATGCAGGCGCTGGAAGCGGGCATGGCGGTCAAGCCGGTGCCCGCAGCACCGCGTGCTGACACCGAGCCGAAGAAAGGCTGA